In Salana multivorans, a single genomic region encodes these proteins:
- a CDS encoding ABC transporter ATP-binding protein produces MLSLTDVTKTFGERRALDGVTFDVAPGRLTGFVGGNGAGKTTAMRILLGVLAPTSGTATIDGRPITGDDRRGFGYMPEERGLYPKMAIGEQLAYLARLHGIDRASATKRAMALLERFDLAARAKDNLDSLSLGNQQRVQVAAALVHTPEVLVLDEPFSGLDPLAVDEVVSVVAEHAARGIPVLFSSHQLDVVERLCDDLVIIAGGRIRARGTRDGLRAEHAGNRWAMAARGDAGWVRGVPGVVVDELAGDHVTFAADDAAAQLVLTEAVGRGGVTSFTPVRPTLGEIFRDVIRDEADDTTTDPTTEATTKEAVA; encoded by the coding sequence ATGCTGAGCCTCACGGACGTCACCAAGACATTCGGCGAGCGTCGCGCCCTCGACGGCGTCACGTTCGACGTCGCACCCGGCCGCCTCACCGGCTTCGTCGGCGGCAACGGCGCCGGGAAGACCACCGCCATGCGCATCCTCCTCGGCGTGCTCGCGCCGACCTCGGGCACCGCCACCATCGACGGCCGTCCCATCACGGGCGACGACCGCCGCGGGTTCGGCTACATGCCGGAGGAGCGCGGGCTCTACCCCAAGATGGCCATCGGCGAGCAGCTCGCCTACCTCGCGCGCCTGCACGGCATCGACCGCGCCAGCGCCACGAAGCGCGCCATGGCCCTGCTCGAGCGGTTCGACCTCGCCGCGCGCGCCAAGGACAACCTCGACTCGCTCTCGCTGGGCAACCAGCAGCGGGTCCAGGTAGCCGCGGCCCTCGTCCACACCCCGGAGGTCCTCGTCCTCGACGAGCCGTTCTCCGGCCTCGACCCGCTCGCGGTCGACGAGGTGGTCTCCGTCGTCGCCGAGCACGCGGCGCGCGGCATCCCGGTCCTGTTCTCCTCCCACCAGCTCGACGTGGTCGAGCGCCTGTGCGACGACCTCGTCATCATCGCCGGCGGCCGGATCCGCGCCCGCGGCACCCGCGACGGCCTGCGCGCCGAGCACGCGGGGAACCGCTGGGCGATGGCCGCCCGCGGCGACGCCGGCTGGGTCCGCGGCGTGCCCGGCGTCGTCGTCGACGAGCTCGCCGGCGACCACGTGACGTTCGCGGCCGACGACGCGGCCGCCCAGCTCGTGCTCACCGAGGCCGTCGGCCGCGGCGGCGTCACGTCGTTCACGCCCGTGCGCCCGACGCTCGGCGAGATCTTCCGCGACGTCATCCGCGACGAGGCCGACGACACCACCACCGACCCCACGACCGAGGCCACCACGAAGGAGGCAGTCGCATGA
- a CDS encoding response regulator transcription factor — protein sequence MPSDATHLPATLPTPDTGSAGPVRVVLVDDHAMMREGIRTILQASGAIDVVGTAANGQEALAVVREQAPDVVCMDVEMPVLDGLEATRRLVADPGVTSRVLVLTTFEREDYLITALEAGASGFLLKNSRPEQLVDAIVAVAAGEALLAPELTMAVIKRAVRAGGTAATTGAAAMTVGAGAPTAGADTGGLGTPAGAGGVVVPLTDRELEVLELLALGLSNEEIAARLFVGRATVKTHVSNVLAKLGLRDRVQAVAYAYRSGLVPLT from the coding sequence ATGCCGTCCGACGCGACGCACCTGCCCGCGACCCTGCCGACGCCGGACACCGGTTCCGCCGGCCCCGTTCGCGTCGTCCTCGTCGACGACCACGCCATGATGCGCGAGGGCATCCGGACGATCCTCCAGGCCTCGGGCGCGATCGACGTCGTGGGGACCGCGGCGAACGGTCAGGAGGCGCTCGCCGTGGTGCGCGAGCAGGCGCCCGACGTCGTGTGCATGGACGTCGAGATGCCCGTGCTCGACGGCCTGGAGGCGACCCGGCGGCTCGTGGCCGATCCGGGCGTGACCAGCCGGGTGCTCGTGCTCACGACGTTCGAGCGCGAGGACTATCTCATCACCGCGCTCGAGGCCGGCGCGAGCGGGTTCCTGCTCAAGAACTCCCGGCCGGAGCAGCTCGTCGACGCCATCGTCGCCGTCGCGGCGGGCGAGGCGCTGCTGGCCCCGGAGCTCACGATGGCCGTCATCAAGCGGGCGGTCCGCGCCGGCGGGACGGCTGCGACGACCGGCGCGGCTGCCATGACGGTCGGCGCGGGCGCCCCGACGGCTGGCGCCGACACCGGCGGCCTCGGGACGCCGGCCGGGGCGGGCGGCGTCGTCGTGCCCCTCACCGACCGGGAGCTCGAGGTGCTGGAGCTGCTGGCCCTCGGGCTGTCGAACGAGGAGATCGCCGCGCGGCTGTTCGTCGGACGCGCGACCGTCAAGACCCACGTCTCGAACGTGCTCGCCAAGCTCGGCCTGCGCGACCGGGTCCAGGCCGTGGCGTACGCCTACCGCAGCGGCCTGGTCCCGCTCACCTGA
- a CDS encoding sensor histidine kinase → MTLTDPELPGWRRAEPSPEQLRTDVLGGIGLYLLSLLSLALGTATGVYGEKAASLGVSALVLAGVTLPLTVRRRWPAVVLGVVTVAFVLIGELPVAEGTISNVSLFCALYTVGAWDANRRRAVLVRAIVIDIMVVWLVVSLFRTGLSAFDDDLPGEGLGVLTPTMAFMLSQVLINILYFAGAWWFGSHSWNAARERALVEYRTAQLEAEQEIVSRQAVTIERLRIARELHDAVAHHVSLMGIQAAAARAVIPRDPAGAQRQLVALEDSARAAVSELYDLLGTLRDDTATGSDDGGADWGADATAPPGSASSSLTVSQLPQLVEEAQSAGLLADLEVVGQPRDLSPLVGLNLYRIGQEALTNVVKHTGTGTRTRVRLRYLPDTVELEITDDGRGRPMPRPRGGGLGLQGMRERVAAMRGTLTAEPRSSGGFIVRATVPDGAEARPTAADRSTADTLTEELT, encoded by the coding sequence ATGACCCTGACCGATCCCGAGCTGCCCGGCTGGCGGCGCGCCGAGCCGAGTCCGGAGCAGCTGCGCACCGACGTGCTCGGCGGCATCGGGCTCTACCTGCTGTCGCTGCTCTCGCTCGCGCTCGGCACCGCGACCGGGGTGTACGGCGAGAAGGCGGCGTCGCTGGGCGTGTCGGCGCTCGTCCTCGCCGGGGTGACGCTGCCGCTCACGGTGCGCCGGCGCTGGCCGGCCGTCGTGCTCGGCGTCGTGACGGTCGCGTTCGTGCTCATCGGCGAGCTCCCCGTCGCCGAGGGCACGATCTCGAACGTCTCCCTGTTCTGCGCGCTCTACACCGTCGGCGCGTGGGACGCGAACCGCCGCCGCGCGGTGCTCGTGCGCGCGATCGTCATCGACATCATGGTCGTGTGGCTCGTGGTGAGCCTGTTCCGCACCGGCCTGTCCGCGTTCGACGACGACCTGCCGGGCGAGGGGCTCGGCGTCCTGACGCCGACCATGGCGTTCATGCTCAGCCAGGTCCTCATCAACATCCTCTACTTCGCTGGCGCCTGGTGGTTCGGGAGCCACTCGTGGAACGCGGCGCGCGAGCGGGCGCTGGTCGAGTACCGGACGGCGCAGCTCGAGGCCGAGCAGGAGATCGTGTCGCGGCAGGCCGTGACGATCGAGCGGCTGCGGATCGCGCGCGAGCTGCACGACGCGGTCGCCCACCACGTCTCGCTCATGGGCATCCAGGCCGCCGCGGCGCGGGCCGTCATCCCGCGCGACCCGGCCGGCGCCCAGCGCCAGCTCGTGGCGCTGGAGGACTCGGCCCGCGCCGCCGTCAGCGAGCTGTACGACCTGCTCGGGACGCTGCGGGACGACACCGCCACCGGGTCCGACGACGGGGGCGCCGACTGGGGCGCCGACGCGACCGCACCGCCCGGGTCGGCCAGCTCCTCGCTCACGGTGTCCCAGCTCCCCCAGCTCGTCGAGGAGGCGCAGAGCGCCGGTCTGCTGGCCGACCTCGAGGTGGTCGGCCAGCCGCGGGACCTCTCACCGCTGGTCGGGCTCAACCTGTACCGGATCGGGCAGGAGGCGCTCACCAACGTCGTCAAGCACACCGGGACGGGCACGCGCACGCGCGTCCGGCTGCGCTACCTGCCCGACACCGTGGAGCTGGAGATCACCGACGACGGCCGCGGCCGTCCCATGCCCCGCCCGCGGGGTGGCGGCCTCGGGCTCCAGGGCATGCGCGAGCGCGTGGCCGCGATGCGGGGGACGCTGACGGCCGAACCGCGCAGCTCGGGCGGCTTCATCGTCCGGGCGACCGTCCCCGACGGGGCCGAGGCCCGGCCCACCGCCGCCGACCGCTCCACCGCCGACACCCTGACCGAGGAGCTGACGTGA